The Nitrospirota bacterium genome includes the window CGCCAGAAAGGCAATTTGCGAATTGGACGCGTGGAGAAAGATGGCAAACGCACCCAGGTAATTGTCGCCCACGCCCGACATGACCGAGGCGCACACCCCGTCGCGGGTCGAATACTTCAGGCTTTGACGAACCTGGTCTCTGAGAGGTGGCGGGACGGAGCTGGTCCGAGGAGACTGTTCAATTTGCATGACGATGCGGCAACCAAACGGTGTTCGCGCGATCTCGCGCTGAGGGAGAGTATAGCAAAACCGGTTGGAGGTGGCCGTTACGCAGCCGCGAGCAGGATGAGGCCCAAGACGATGCGATAATAGGCGAACACGCGGAACGTGTGGCGCTGGATGAACCGCATGAACACCGCGATGACGGCGAGCGCGGTGACGAACGCGGCCACAAATCCGAGGGTAAGCCACACCAGATTCTCCTCCACCAACAACGCGCGGCTCTTGTAGGCGTCGTAGATGGTCGCGGCGAACATGGTGGGCAACGCCAGGAAAAACGAGAATTCCGAGGCGGTCTTGCGGTCCATGCCGGCCAGCAGACCGCCCATGATCGTCGCGCCCGCGCGCGAGACGCCTGGAATGAGCGACAGGCACTGCGCGACGCCCACCCACAACGCGGCGCGGAGATCCACGGCCTCGAGGCGCGAGACGCCGCCGGTGACCCTCCCCGCCTCGATCGCCAGGATCGCGAAGCCGCCGACCACCAACGTCACCGCAACCGTGGTGGTGTTGAACAGATACGCCTTGATCGCGCCGTGGGCCAGAAAGCCCACCACGGCCGCGGGCAGAAACGCCACCGCGACGGCCACGATGACCGAGCGCGCGCTGGGGTCTTGTGGCGCCCCGCGCGCCAATCCCAGGAGCCGTTCTCGAAAATACGCGACCACGGCGAGAATGGCGCCGAGCTGAATCGCCACCTCGAACGTCTTGGCAAACTCGCCCGTGAAGCCCAGCGCCGCGCCGGTGAGGATGAGGTGACCGGTGGAGGACACCGGTAAAAATTCGGTGAGCCCCTCGACCACGCCGAGCAGGACCGGCAACCACCAGTCGGTGGTCATCCCGGTGGCGTCTCCCGCTCTTGGGGAAGGGTGACGGTGAACACCGAGCCGTGTCCCAACCGGCTGTCCACGCTCACCGTCCCTCCGTGCGCCTCGACGATATGTTTGACGATCGACAACCCCAGACCCGTGCCGCCGGATTCGCGCGAGCGCGCGCGGTCGACCCGATAAAAGCGCTCGAAGATCCGATCGCGGTCGGCCGGCGGGATGCCGATCCCGGTATCGCGGACGCGGACGATCGCGTGGCCGTCGCTCGACTGGACGGTGACCTCCACGCTTCCACCGGCTTCCGTGTATTTCACGGCATTGTCCAAGAGGTTCACGAGAACTTGCGTCAGCTTCTCTTCGTCTCCGACCACGCACAAGGCCTCGACCTCGTTGGTGCAACGGAGGGCGATTTGACGGCGCTGCGCGAGCGGATGGACGAGCGCCACCGAGCGACGCACGAGCGCGCCCACGTCCACGGAGTCTCGGCGCCACCGGTAATCGCCCGACTCGATCTGGGACAGTTGCAGCAAGTCATGGACCAAGGCACTCAGCCGGTCGGCGTGCGTTTTGATGATGCGGAGAAACTCCTCCCGCTTCGTCGTATCGTGTTGAACGCCGTCCAACAGCGCCTCGACGTACCCGATGATCGACGTCAGCGGGGTGCGAAGCTCGTGGGAGACGTTGGCGATGAAATCCGACCGCACGCGTTCCAGTCGTTTGAGCGCCGTGACGTCGTGAAACACGAACACCGCGCGGAGATCGTCGGCCTCTCCGCCCGGCCGCCGCGTGACCGAGCCTTGTACGGCGAACGTGTGGGCGCCGCCCGCCTCGTCGATCGTGATCGTCGCCGCGCTCGGTTCGCCGCTCTGAATCACGGCGCGGATCAACTCATTGAAGTCGTGCTGACGGATCACGTCCAGCCAGTGCCGACCGACCGCCTCGGAGGCCCGGCAGCCCAGCATGCGCTCCATCGCCAAGTTGAGCAACAAGATCCGGCCGGGCCGATCAAGGACCAAGACCCCTTCGACCATCCCGGAGAGAATCGCGCCGAACCGCGTCTGGTCCTCGGTAATGGCCGCGACCCGCCGCTCGACCACATCCGCCGCATCGCGCAACGCGGCCGCGAGACGGCCGACCTCGTCTCGCGACTGCACCGCTTCGTCGGAAGGCAGCCGTGCGCGTCGGCCCTCTGCGAGGTCCTCCGCCGCGGAGACGAGCGGCGCCAGTCGCGCCGACAACCACCGGCCCCCGAGCCAACCGGCGCCGGCCCCCAGCGACACGGCGAGCGCGGCGATCCACCAGACCCGGGGGCTTCCGCCCCCGGCCTGGCCGATGGCGAACGACGCCGCGGCGATTCCCGCGCCCGACCCCGCGCCGACCACGGCGACGGGCCATCTCATGGACCAGCGTCCGATTCGTCCGTTGGCGACTCTTTCAGCTTGTACCCGTAGGGTTTGACCGTTTGGATCGCGGTCGAGAGGACGGGAATCTTTTCGCGAAGCCGACGAATGTGGACGTCCACGGTGCGAGTCGTGACCTCGGCGTCATAACCCCACACCGAGGTGAGCAATGTGTCACGCGTGGCCAGCTTGCCGCGGTGTCGAAGCAGGTATTCCAAGAGCGCGAACTCTTTCGCGGTCAACGGCACCTGGCGTCGTCCGATCGCGACCTCGTGGCGTTCGGCGTCCAGGGTCAGCGGGCCGTAGACCAACCTGGGACCGCTCGCCTCGCCGGCCGATCGGCGGACCAGAGCCTTGACCCGAGCGACCACTTCCTTGGGACTGAACGGCTTGGTGACGTAGTCGTCCGCCCCGAGGTCCAGCCCCCGCACCTTATCCCCTTCCTCGCCGCGGGCGGTCAACATGAGGACCGGCAGCGACGCCGTGGCCGGAGTGGCACGCAGACGCCGGCACACCTCGTAACCGTCCAAAGCCGGCAGCATGACGTCGAGAATAACCGCGGCGGGCGATTGTTCGCGCGCGGCGTGTAGGCCGGCCAACCCGTCCGATTCGACGTGGACCTGAAATCCAGCCGCTTGCAGGTAGTGCACCAGTAGGCGCACGATGTCGGGATCGTCCTCGATCAGGAGGATGGTCTTCAAAGAGCGCTCGGAGGCTTTCGGCTCCCCTCGCCCGCGGGATGAGACGACGCGACGGGTGGTGGTGCCGCCGTCTTGGAGACCACCACATCGTGCGGATCGGTCAACAGCAGATACGCTTCGCCCCACTGGTCGTGATCTGCAAAATTCCACGGCTGCGCCCGCTCAACCGGGCAGAGTCTGATCCCCCACGCTCCGCCGTAAATCAGATATGCGACGCCGACGCCCGAGTCCTCCACTTTCCGAACCCGCGCCGGTTCCCAAGGGTCGGCCGCGTTGTTGCGCACCCCCGTGACCAGGCACCACTCACCGTCGTCCCGACGGTCGAAGAGGCGCAGTCGGGTCACCACCTCCGGGGGGCCCAGTTCCCGATAGCGCATCGGGTCACGCCCAGGGCAGTTGGGGTTGTCTTCAACTTCGATGTACACCGCAGGGATCATAGCAGTCCACACCGGGAGGATCAATCCGCAATTGCCCAAAGGGGCAACTCAAAATCGTCTTTTATCCTCACGGATGGCGCAGCAATCCGCAATTGCCCCGAAGCGGCAACTGGAAATCGTCCTCTTCCTTGCGGATCGCGCAGCAATCCGCCATGGCCCCGCAGGGGCAACTCGAAAACGTCTTCTGTCCTCACGGATCGCGTAGCAATGGGGACGATTGCGTTCGCGATTGGATCGGGCCTATACTGGACGTACTATATTTTTGGGGAGGCTGCAATGGAAAAGTCTTTTGACGACGTGGTGGATTTTCACCGGCACCTGTGCCTGGACATTGCCATGGGGTATCGCGTGGGCAAGGCGCTGGTGCGCGAGATGGGCAAAGAGCTGCGCAACATGAAGGACGTGTTCGCAGTGGTGGAGAATGAGACGTGCGCGGTGGACGCGATTCAGGAATTCACCGGCTGCACGCTCGGCAAACGCAATCTGATCCTCGCGGGTACGGGCAAGCCCGCGTACATTCTCCAGAACGCCAAGTCCGGGGTGTCCGTACGGGTCTACTGCAAGTACTGGGAAACATTCGACACCGACGGATCATTCGGCAAACGGCGCAAACACGCCTCGTCGCCCGACGCCACGCCCGAGGAACAGCAGCTCTTTCAGCGCGAACTCAATTCCAAGATCAAAGAGATTCTCCGCGCGCCGGAAGAGGCGCTGTTTACGATCCAGCGCGTCACGCTTCCGGCCCCGCCCAAGGTCGGGAAATACAAGGCCGAGCCCTGCGCAGGCTGCGGCGAACACACCAACGTCGAACGCTTGGTCGAAGTCGACGGCAAAAAGCTCTGCGCCGCGTGCCGCACCGCTGCGGTCGCGACGCGCTGACGCGAGACCTCGCCGCGCACAAACGAAGGGGGGAGCGACCGTACGGTCGCTCCC containing:
- a CDS encoding undecaprenyl-diphosphate phosphatase, with the protein product MTTDWWLPVLLGVVEGLTEFLPVSSTGHLILTGAALGFTGEFAKTFEVAIQLGAILAVVAYFRERLLGLARGAPQDPSARSVIVAVAVAFLPAAVVGFLAHGAIKAYLFNTTTVAVTLVVGGFAILAIEAGRVTGGVSRLEAVDLRAALWVGVAQCLSLIPGVSRAGATIMGGLLAGMDRKTASEFSFFLALPTMFAATIYDAYKSRALLVEENLVWLTLGFVAAFVTALAVIAVFMRFIQRHTFRVFAYYRIVLGLILLAAA
- the pnpS gene encoding two-component system histidine kinase PnpS encodes the protein MRWPVAVVGAGSGAGIAAASFAIGQAGGGSPRVWWIAALAVSLGAGAGWLGGRWLSARLAPLVSAAEDLAEGRRARLPSDEAVQSRDEVGRLAAALRDAADVVERRVAAITEDQTRFGAILSGMVEGVLVLDRPGRILLLNLAMERMLGCRASEAVGRHWLDVIRQHDFNELIRAVIQSGEPSAATITIDEAGGAHTFAVQGSVTRRPGGEADDLRAVFVFHDVTALKRLERVRSDFIANVSHELRTPLTSIIGYVEALLDGVQHDTTKREEFLRIIKTHADRLSALVHDLLQLSQIESGDYRWRRDSVDVGALVRRSVALVHPLAQRRQIALRCTNEVEALCVVGDEEKLTQVLVNLLDNAVKYTEAGGSVEVTVQSSDGHAIVRVRDTGIGIPPADRDRIFERFYRVDRARSRESGGTGLGLSIVKHIVEAHGGTVSVDSRLGHGSVFTVTLPQERETPPG
- a CDS encoding response regulator transcription factor, with the protein product MKTILLIEDDPDIVRLLVHYLQAAGFQVHVESDGLAGLHAAREQSPAAVILDVMLPALDGYEVCRRLRATPATASLPVLMLTARGEEGDKVRGLDLGADDYVTKPFSPKEVVARVKALVRRSAGEASGPRLVYGPLTLDAERHEVAIGRRQVPLTAKEFALLEYLLRHRGKLATRDTLLTSVWGYDAEVTTRTVDVHIRRLREKIPVLSTAIQTVKPYGYKLKESPTDESDAGP
- a CDS encoding FmdE family protein, with protein sequence MEKSFDDVVDFHRHLCLDIAMGYRVGKALVREMGKELRNMKDVFAVVENETCAVDAIQEFTGCTLGKRNLILAGTGKPAYILQNAKSGVSVRVYCKYWETFDTDGSFGKRRKHASSPDATPEEQQLFQRELNSKIKEILRAPEEALFTIQRVTLPAPPKVGKYKAEPCAGCGEHTNVERLVEVDGKKLCAACRTAAVATR